In Lachnospiraceae bacterium, one DNA window encodes the following:
- the era gene encoding GTPase Era: MEENKQKKSGFVTLIGRPNVGKSTLMNHLIGQKIAITSDKPQTTRNRIQTVYTDDRGQIIFLDTPGIHKAKNKLGEYMVNVAEHTLKEVDVVLWLVEPTTFIGAGERHIAEQLSKVSTPVILVINKIDTVKVQEEILTFIAAYKDVCNFAEIVPLSALKEKNTDLLLDLIFKYLPYGPQFYDEDTVTDQPMRQIAAELIREKALRLLDDEIPHGIAVVIEQMKERSNGIIDIEASIVCERESHKGIIIGKGGSMLKKIGTVARREIENMMETKVNLQLWVKVRKEWRDSELYMKNYGYDQKDV; the protein is encoded by the coding sequence ATGGAAGAAAACAAACAGAAAAAATCAGGATTTGTAACATTGATCGGACGCCCAAATGTTGGCAAGTCCACACTGATGAATCATCTGATCGGTCAGAAGATCGCGATCACCTCTGACAAGCCCCAGACTACCAGAAACAGGATTCAGACCGTTTACACTGATGACAGGGGACAGATCATTTTCCTTGATACACCGGGTATCCACAAGGCAAAAAACAAGCTGGGTGAATACATGGTCAATGTGGCTGAGCATACGTTAAAGGAAGTTGATGTGGTTTTATGGCTGGTAGAACCGACTACTTTTATTGGTGCAGGTGAGCGCCATATTGCAGAGCAGCTTTCTAAGGTAAGCACACCGGTGATACTGGTCATTAATAAGATCGACACTGTTAAGGTACAGGAAGAGATACTGACTTTTATTGCTGCTTATAAAGATGTATGTAATTTCGCAGAAATTGTGCCATTATCCGCTTTAAAGGAGAAAAATACAGATCTGCTTTTAGACCTGATCTTTAAGTATCTGCCTTATGGCCCCCAGTTTTATGATGAAGATACAGTAACTGACCAGCCAATGCGCCAGATCGCGGCAGAACTGATCCGTGAAAAAGCACTGCGCCTGTTAGATGATGAGATCCCTCATGGGATCGCCGTTGTTATTGAACAGATGAAAGAGCGTTCCAATGGCATTATTGATATTGAAGCAAGCATTGTCTGCGAACGTGAGTCCCACAAGGGTATTATCATCGGAAAAGGCGGCTCTATGTTAAAGAAGATCGGAACAGTAGCCCGCCGCGAGATCGAAAACATGATGGAGACAAAAGTAAATCTCCAGCTCTGGGTAAAGGTAAGAAAAGAGTGGAGAGACAGTGAGCTTTACATGAAAAATTACGGATACGACCAGAAGGACGTATAA